One window of the Halobacteriovorax sp. JY17 genome contains the following:
- a CDS encoding trypsin-like peptidase domain-containing protein: MKSFKTVFFILLLSLSNTVFSSDDKLLLEDEKNTVSVFENTVKSVVNVTNIKKARRSYFDYDATDIPVGAGTGFVWDKSGHIITNYHVIEGGDSFLITFHGDKKQYKAKLVGKVSNKDIAVLKLIERPKDLYPISSGDSKGLKVGQKTMAIGNPFGLDHTITSGIISALERKIMGIGNVKIYGMIQTDASINPGNSGGPLLNSRGQLIGMNTVIYSKSGSSAGIGFAVPVDIIKRVVPDLIKNGKVTRPGIGIGPASEYQKARLGISKGIVVLYVDPEGGAGKAGVQGFTRDQYGRHYSGDIILAIDKKKVDTIDDIYHVLENYKVGDIVKADILRDGKIITKEIKLIPINDN, encoded by the coding sequence TTGAAAAGCTTTAAAACCGTTTTTTTTATTCTATTATTATCACTTTCAAACACAGTATTTTCCTCGGACGACAAGCTTCTTTTAGAAGATGAAAAGAATACTGTCTCTGTTTTTGAAAATACTGTTAAAAGCGTTGTTAACGTCACCAATATTAAGAAGGCGCGAAGGAGCTACTTTGATTATGACGCCACCGACATTCCTGTTGGAGCAGGAACAGGTTTTGTCTGGGATAAGTCTGGCCATATTATTACAAATTACCATGTGATTGAAGGTGGTGACAGTTTTCTTATAACTTTTCACGGAGATAAGAAGCAATATAAAGCGAAACTCGTCGGAAAAGTAAGTAACAAAGATATAGCAGTTTTAAAATTAATTGAGAGACCAAAAGACCTCTATCCTATCAGTTCTGGTGACTCAAAGGGATTAAAGGTTGGACAAAAAACTATGGCCATTGGGAATCCATTTGGACTTGACCATACCATTACGAGTGGAATTATTTCAGCCTTAGAAAGAAAAATCATGGGAATCGGAAATGTTAAAATTTATGGAATGATTCAAACAGATGCTTCAATTAATCCAGGAAACTCTGGGGGACCACTTCTAAACTCAAGGGGTCAATTAATTGGAATGAATACAGTTATCTATAGTAAGTCAGGATCGAGCGCAGGAATTGGTTTTGCCGTTCCTGTTGATATTATTAAAAGAGTTGTTCCAGACTTAATCAAAAATGGAAAAGTGACTCGACCAGGTATTGGAATAGGCCCAGCGAGTGAGTATCAAAAAGCAAGACTAGGTATTAGTAAAGGAATAGTTGTTCTCTACGTAGACCCAGAGGGAGGCGCAGGAAAGGCCGGTGTGCAAGGCTTCACAAGAGATCAATATGGAAGACATTACTCCGGAGATATTATTCTCGCCATTGATAAGAAGAAGGTTGATACAATCGACGACATTTATCACGTTCTTGAGAATTATAAAGTTGGTGATATTGTAAAAGCAGATATTCTTAGAGACGGAAAAATTATCACAAAAGAGATTAAGCTAATTCCAATTAATGACAATTAA
- a CDS encoding iron ABC transporter permease, whose translation MNILKFSLLFILIIIVLGLSLAIGPGHFQFDDKIFLNVLWSIRLPQVLMSFLVGGLLSLSGLLFQAMFKNSLATPYTLGVASGAALGASLYFTLGLSFTLPFINSVSIFSFLAALICVLLVYTMAIRNGRVSTHSLLLSGVVLSMVCSSLILFLQFLGHERDALLVVRWLMGGLDIVGYDSIVRLLPIALLALVFSILNARKLNIMYLGDEMAITRGVDIFKFRKLLYLLNSLVVAMVVAECGPIGFVGLLGPHMAKKIFSHKHQLLIPSSFLLGGLLLMICDLLSRNIMSDTQLPVGVMTALLGGPFLLFLLSRPSKV comes from the coding sequence ATGAATATTTTAAAATTCTCTCTATTATTTATTCTTATTATAATTGTTCTAGGTTTATCTTTGGCCATAGGTCCTGGGCACTTTCAGTTTGATGATAAAATCTTTCTAAATGTTCTCTGGTCTATTAGGCTACCACAAGTTCTAATGTCTTTCTTAGTTGGAGGTTTACTTTCTCTTAGTGGGTTACTTTTTCAAGCGATGTTTAAAAACTCTCTGGCGACTCCTTATACACTAGGTGTTGCAAGCGGAGCAGCTTTAGGGGCTTCTCTCTATTTTACTCTTGGATTAAGTTTCACTCTTCCATTTATTAATTCAGTAAGCATTTTTAGTTTTCTAGCCGCACTTATATGTGTTCTCTTGGTTTATACAATGGCGATAAGAAATGGAAGGGTCAGTACTCACTCTCTTCTACTTTCAGGAGTTGTTCTCTCAATGGTTTGCTCAAGCCTAATTCTCTTTCTCCAATTTCTTGGACATGAAAGAGATGCTCTCCTTGTCGTAAGGTGGTTGATGGGTGGATTAGATATTGTAGGCTATGATTCTATCGTAAGATTATTACCTATTGCTCTGCTTGCTCTGGTTTTTTCAATTTTGAATGCGAGAAAACTTAATATTATGTACCTAGGTGATGAAATGGCAATCACTAGGGGAGTGGATATTTTTAAGTTTCGAAAACTACTTTATTTACTCAATTCTCTTGTGGTTGCAATGGTAGTGGCTGAATGTGGTCCAATCGGTTTTGTGGGGCTTTTAGGGCCTCATATGGCTAAGAAAATCTTTAGTCATAAACACCAATTATTAATCCCATCCTCATTTCTCTTAGGTGGATTACTTCTAATGATTTGCGACCTTCTCTCTAGAAATATTATGTCTGATACTCAACTACCTGTTGGGGTAATGACCGCTCTACTGGGTGGTCCATTTCTCTTATTTCTTCTTTCTAGGCCCTCGAAAGTTTGA
- a CDS encoding ABC transporter substrate-binding protein, whose product MLTTKKIIAILTLAVLSISTLAVGSPKAVKGGTFKYNLGQAPTTLNPLSSTDAYASSVQAYIIEGLADRNPETYEWQPLLAKSWEISKDGTEYTFTLRDGVKWHDGKPLTVQDVKFSFDAIVDPTNKYKTAQIKPYYENIASADIIGKNKIKFVAKKKYFKNFDVVAGLSVVPKHIYENPTEKQQKKLNKTLIGTGPYKLDGYRRGKHITLTRNKSWWGAKDSKRAKEYNFGTILMRFVKDGTVAIQRLQKGDLDFNGLTVEEYERKTSGPQWGKSVFKVKTQNKAPTGYGFIGWNLKDKLFKSKNVRVALYHLLDREKMIEKFRFGMSLPATGPLYVQSIYANEKVKPILYNPKLALKLLRKEGWADTDKDGILDKMINGQKVKMSFTILEPNQEFVKYLTIYKEDAKKAGVDINVKFVEWNTFIKKLDERSFEAVRLAWSGGSIDWDPKQVWHSSSATASGSNFISYSNPKVDKLIDEARVELDQNKRVVLLKEVYKQIADDVPYAFFFNEKYRFYGHSDRLKREKDTYQFDLGLNYWWIKK is encoded by the coding sequence ATGCTAACGACAAAGAAAATCATTGCGATACTTACTCTCGCAGTTTTATCGATCTCTACTCTCGCAGTTGGAAGTCCAAAGGCCGTTAAAGGTGGAACTTTTAAGTACAACCTTGGTCAAGCTCCTACGACATTAAATCCATTATCATCAACAGATGCGTATGCATCATCTGTACAGGCTTATATAATTGAAGGCCTTGCTGATAGAAACCCTGAGACATATGAGTGGCAACCACTGCTTGCAAAAAGCTGGGAAATCTCAAAAGATGGAACAGAATATACTTTCACTCTTAGAGATGGAGTTAAGTGGCACGATGGAAAACCTTTAACAGTTCAAGACGTAAAGTTTTCTTTTGATGCTATTGTTGATCCAACAAATAAATATAAGACTGCACAGATTAAGCCTTATTACGAGAATATCGCTTCAGCGGATATAATCGGAAAAAATAAAATCAAGTTCGTAGCGAAGAAGAAATATTTCAAGAACTTTGATGTTGTCGCAGGGCTTTCAGTTGTTCCAAAGCATATTTATGAAAACCCAACAGAAAAACAACAAAAGAAATTAAATAAGACTTTAATTGGAACAGGTCCATATAAACTAGATGGATATAGAAGAGGAAAGCATATCACTCTAACTAGAAATAAGAGCTGGTGGGGAGCTAAAGATTCTAAGAGAGCAAAAGAATACAACTTTGGAACTATCTTAATGAGATTTGTTAAAGATGGTACGGTTGCTATTCAACGTCTTCAAAAAGGCGATCTAGACTTTAATGGTCTTACTGTAGAAGAATATGAAAGAAAAACAAGTGGTCCTCAGTGGGGAAAATCTGTTTTTAAAGTAAAGACTCAAAATAAAGCACCTACTGGTTACGGTTTCATTGGCTGGAATTTAAAAGATAAATTATTTAAATCAAAAAACGTTCGTGTTGCTCTTTATCACCTACTTGATAGAGAGAAGATGATTGAAAAATTTCGTTTTGGTATGTCTCTACCTGCGACAGGGCCATTATATGTTCAATCAATTTATGCAAACGAAAAAGTTAAACCAATTCTTTACAACCCAAAACTTGCTCTTAAACTTTTAAGAAAAGAGGGATGGGCCGATACAGATAAAGATGGAATCCTAGATAAAATGATTAATGGTCAGAAAGTAAAAATGTCTTTTACAATTCTTGAGCCGAATCAGGAATTTGTTAAGTATCTAACAATCTATAAAGAAGATGCGAAGAAAGCTGGTGTTGATATCAACGTTAAGTTTGTTGAATGGAATACGTTCATTAAGAAACTTGATGAGAGATCTTTTGAAGCTGTTAGACTTGCATGGTCTGGAGGATCAATCGATTGGGACCCTAAGCAAGTATGGCACTCAAGTTCTGCCACAGCTTCTGGATCGAACTTTATTTCTTACTCAAACCCAAAAGTTGATAAGCTAATTGATGAGGCGAGAGTTGAGCTTGATCAAAATAAAAGAGTAGTTCTTTTAAAAGAGGTTTATAAGCAAATTGCTGACGATGTTCCGTACGCATTCTTTTTCAATGAAAAATACAGATTCTATGGACACTCTGACAGATTGAAGCGTGAAAAGGATACTTACCAATTTGATCTAGGTTTAAATTACTGGTGGATCAAGAAGTAA
- a CDS encoding class I SAM-dependent methyltransferase yields MLKIIFIIFVFSIPSFARQAISGNRYQLLSGVRKQKESMQFWDKKFSGEDYLYGKTPAKFLSENYGYIPLASKVLDVGMGEGRNTVFLARKGYNVTGVDISAIAVRKARRLAAEHGIRINAVVSSMEGFKGENNSFDAILVFYYVDRALNEKLVKWLKPGGILIYESHTKKQKTVTGSEKYEDKYLLKELELLKMFPDLRVLKFEEPLHQKEFTSSIILQKPMS; encoded by the coding sequence ATGTTAAAAATCATTTTTATTATCTTTGTTTTTTCAATTCCTTCTTTTGCTAGGCAAGCAATCTCTGGAAATAGATATCAACTCCTCTCTGGAGTTAGAAAACAAAAAGAAAGTATGCAGTTCTGGGATAAGAAATTCTCTGGCGAGGATTATCTCTACGGGAAAACACCCGCCAAATTTCTATCTGAAAATTACGGATATATTCCACTGGCTTCAAAAGTCCTGGATGTTGGAATGGGTGAGGGGAGAAATACTGTTTTTCTCGCGAGAAAAGGTTACAACGTAACAGGTGTTGATATTTCTGCAATAGCTGTAAGAAAAGCTCGTCGTTTAGCGGCCGAGCACGGTATTCGCATTAATGCTGTTGTTTCATCGATGGAAGGTTTTAAAGGTGAGAATAATTCTTTTGATGCTATACTTGTTTTCTACTACGTTGATAGAGCTTTAAACGAAAAATTAGTCAAATGGCTAAAGCCCGGCGGAATATTAATTTATGAATCACATACCAAGAAACAAAAGACCGTCACGGGGAGCGAGAAGTATGAAGACAAGTATCTTTTAAAAGAACTTGAACTTCTAAAAATGTTTCCAGACCTTAGAGTTTTAAAATTTGAAGAACCTCTTCATCAAAAAGAATTCACTAGCTCTATAATTCTACAAAAACCTATGAGTTAA
- a CDS encoding ABC transporter permease subunit, with translation MIEKRIKNELTLKRWKRFKKNKPAVIAAIVFVVCLILTFTAPLIANSRPLYLSYKGTSYFPILKQYHPTEFGIKTTLIMNYRTLKLSDDDSVIWPIIKWNPNESNSAVDYYPAPPSTDNIMGTDDRGRDVFTRVLYGFKFSIVYAVAVWFITFLMGVVVGGVSGFFGGRVDILTQRVIEVLSTVPQFFLLIILIDIFSPSLGMLIIISCLFSWIPISYYVRGEFLKNRKKEFVEAARGMGSKDGRIIFKHILPNSLSPIITFTPFAISGHIMGLASLDYLGFGLPVPTPSWGELLAQAQKNFTIAWWLAVYPGLALAITLFLLVLIGDGVRDAMDPKLSEN, from the coding sequence ATGATTGAAAAGCGTATAAAGAATGAACTTACTTTAAAGAGATGGAAGCGTTTCAAAAAGAACAAACCTGCAGTAATAGCGGCTATCGTTTTTGTTGTTTGTTTAATTTTAACTTTTACAGCACCATTAATTGCCAATAGTAGACCTCTGTATTTGAGCTATAAAGGGACGAGTTATTTTCCTATTTTAAAGCAATATCATCCAACAGAGTTTGGAATTAAAACCACTCTTATAATGAATTATAGAACTTTAAAATTATCTGATGATGATTCTGTCATTTGGCCTATTATTAAATGGAATCCAAATGAAAGTAATTCAGCAGTTGATTACTATCCCGCACCTCCGAGTACCGATAATATTATGGGTACTGATGATAGAGGTCGTGATGTATTCACAAGAGTTCTCTATGGATTTAAATTTAGTATTGTCTACGCGGTTGCGGTTTGGTTTATTACTTTCTTAATGGGTGTCGTCGTCGGTGGAGTTAGTGGATTCTTCGGTGGAAGAGTTGATATTCTCACTCAGAGAGTGATCGAAGTTTTAAGTACTGTTCCTCAATTCTTTTTACTAATTATCTTAATCGATATTTTTAGTCCTTCCTTAGGTATGCTAATAATTATTTCTTGTCTATTCTCGTGGATTCCGATTAGTTACTATGTAAGAGGCGAGTTTCTTAAAAATAGAAAGAAAGAATTTGTTGAGGCCGCAAGAGGTATGGGGTCAAAAGACGGAAGAATTATTTTTAAACATATTCTTCCAAATTCATTGTCTCCAATAATTACTTTTACTCCATTTGCTATATCAGGGCATATTATGGGACTAGCTTCTCTTGATTATCTAGGTTTTGGTCTTCCAGTTCCAACACCTTCATGGGGAGAACTTCTTGCTCAGGCGCAGAAAAATTTCACAATCGCTTGGTGGCTTGCTGTTTACCCAGGTCTTGCTCTTGCTATCACACTATTTCTTCTTGTTTTAATTGGAGACGGTGTTAGGGATGCGATGGATCCAAAATTGTCTGAAAACTAA
- a CDS encoding methyl-accepting chemotaxis protein: MKLRIQTQIITLVSFLFVFQVVICAISYFSLRSINSELDKVFSKSLPSIDNLVQADRDFQQSLVAERTLLFSSLTGEQKEAQVKEYYKNRKQVIERFSVYESLAQSKEEKELISAFKKEYKEWTDISDTSMPLTEQGYQGDIVSLINTSLHTTGPAFEESRNKLDALQEVIQTKAKKDFDLARDHYNEAQISMFSILGGCLLFTIALSFYFIRSIKQKIENTINNVTHESSTLNNISGLLGQRATELASASQQQSASVTQTSSSLHEISEMVNKNTSTAVSSADLVNTGKRELDKGLQLILNLAEKVQDMNKASSELIQKVDNNHKRFEEILGVFNNVQDKTSVINDIVFQTKLLSFNASVEAARAGEHGKGFSVVAEEVGNLAHMSGNSANEISALLEGSLTNISSMIENSKSEVSSAVKKSEEIITQTLDISARCEQTLKEIDQMFLKVTDSTNEIATASQEQSSGVGEINSAVQEIDSANQLTTKSAHQVEESSKELIGVAVSLEGSIEELKKLVA, from the coding sequence ATGAAATTAAGAATTCAAACCCAAATTATCACACTTGTCTCTTTCCTATTTGTCTTTCAAGTAGTCATCTGTGCTATTAGCTATTTTAGTCTACGTAGTATCAACTCAGAACTCGACAAAGTTTTCTCAAAGAGCCTTCCATCGATTGATAACCTCGTCCAGGCAGATAGAGATTTTCAACAATCTCTTGTTGCGGAGAGAACACTTCTCTTTTCAAGCCTAACTGGCGAGCAAAAAGAAGCTCAGGTAAAAGAATATTACAAGAATAGAAAACAAGTAATTGAAAGATTTAGTGTATACGAAAGCCTTGCGCAGTCTAAAGAAGAGAAAGAACTCATCTCTGCATTTAAAAAAGAATATAAAGAATGGACTGATATAAGCGATACCTCAATGCCTTTAACAGAGCAAGGATACCAAGGAGATATAGTTAGTCTAATTAATACTTCTTTACACACAACAGGACCTGCTTTTGAAGAGAGTAGAAATAAACTCGACGCTCTTCAAGAAGTTATTCAAACAAAGGCGAAGAAAGATTTTGATTTGGCGAGAGACCATTACAATGAAGCTCAAATTTCCATGTTCTCTATTCTTGGAGGGTGCCTACTCTTTACAATTGCTCTAAGTTTCTACTTCATAAGAAGTATTAAACAGAAAATTGAAAATACAATTAATAATGTGACTCATGAAAGTTCAACTCTTAACAATATCTCTGGCCTTCTAGGTCAAAGGGCCACAGAACTTGCCTCTGCTTCACAACAACAATCAGCAAGTGTTACTCAGACTTCTTCATCACTTCATGAAATTTCTGAAATGGTTAATAAGAATACATCAACTGCTGTCTCAAGTGCTGACCTAGTCAACACAGGAAAGAGAGAGCTCGACAAGGGTCTGCAATTAATTTTAAACCTTGCTGAGAAAGTTCAAGATATGAATAAAGCATCAAGTGAGCTCATTCAAAAAGTAGATAATAATCACAAGAGATTTGAAGAAATCCTAGGTGTATTCAACAACGTTCAAGACAAAACAAGTGTCATCAACGATATCGTTTTTCAAACGAAGCTTCTCTCATTCAATGCCTCAGTGGAAGCCGCAAGAGCTGGTGAACATGGGAAGGGATTCTCAGTTGTTGCCGAAGAGGTTGGTAATCTTGCTCATATGAGTGGAAACTCTGCCAATGAAATTTCAGCCCTTCTAGAGGGGAGTTTAACCAATATTTCTTCAATGATTGAAAATTCAAAATCAGAAGTAAGTAGTGCCGTGAAAAAGAGTGAAGAAATTATTACTCAAACATTAGATATTTCTGCGAGATGTGAGCAAACTCTAAAAGAAATTGATCAAATGTTCTTAAAGGTAACTGACTCAACTAATGAAATCGCAACCGCTTCACAAGAGCAAAGCTCAGGTGTGGGTGAAATCAACTCTGCGGTTCAAGAAATCGATAGTGCTAATCAACTCACAACAAAGAGTGCTCATCAAGTTGAAGAGTCTTCTAAAGAGTTAATTGGAGTTGCTGTTAGTCTTGAAGGTAGTATTGAAGAATTGAAGAAATTAGTGGCTTAA
- a CDS encoding phosphatidylserine decarboxylase: protein MEIQYFNRGTQNVEVEKVYGDGGVKWLYQSAIGKLLSGLLVKAPISIIYGELQSLAISRLKVPGFIKNFNINMSEFVAEEGRSELDPYSSFNSFFIRAFKEGARKFVSEKNRMPGFSEARYFGYESITDDKLIPVKGKFLNAKELLANTKWESTFADGPLLLARLCPVDYHRYHFPDNGKVLDHYRVGGLYHSVNPIALREKQDIFSTNVREVTVMETENFGKIAYVEVGAICVGKIIQSTDLTTFKRGEEKGYFLFGGSTVIVIGEKGKWKPSSDILEYTAKGTETYIQLGDEVAVSN from the coding sequence TTGGAAATTCAATACTTTAATAGAGGTACTCAAAATGTGGAAGTTGAGAAAGTCTACGGTGACGGAGGGGTAAAATGGTTATACCAGTCGGCCATTGGGAAGCTTCTCTCTGGATTACTGGTAAAAGCTCCTATAAGTATCATTTACGGAGAGCTGCAAAGCTTAGCAATTAGCAGATTAAAAGTCCCTGGGTTCATTAAAAACTTCAATATTAATATGTCTGAGTTTGTTGCTGAAGAAGGTAGAAGTGAACTAGATCCTTATTCAAGTTTTAATAGCTTCTTTATTAGGGCCTTTAAAGAAGGTGCTAGAAAATTTGTCTCTGAAAAAAATAGAATGCCTGGTTTTAGTGAGGCGAGATACTTCGGTTATGAGAGTATCACTGATGATAAATTAATTCCTGTAAAAGGAAAATTCTTAAATGCGAAAGAGTTACTTGCTAATACAAAGTGGGAGAGTACTTTTGCTGATGGTCCATTACTTTTAGCAAGATTATGTCCTGTTGATTACCACCGTTATCACTTTCCTGATAATGGAAAAGTCTTAGACCATTATAGAGTTGGTGGACTTTATCATTCTGTAAACCCAATTGCTCTTAGAGAGAAACAGGATATTTTTTCAACCAATGTAAGAGAAGTGACTGTCATGGAAACTGAAAACTTTGGAAAAATTGCTTACGTTGAAGTTGGGGCAATTTGTGTTGGGAAAATAATCCAAAGCACTGACTTAACAACATTTAAGCGCGGTGAAGAGAAGGGATACTTTCTCTTTGGTGGATCAACAGTCATTGTTATTGGTGAAAAAGGTAAGTGGAAACCATCAAGTGATATTTTAGAGTACACAGCAAAAGGTACAGAGACTTATATTCAATTAGGTGATGAAGTCGCAGTTAGTAATTAA
- a CDS encoding helical backbone metal receptor, translating to MYKVIILFLLTLSSFAGERIVSTVPSLSETLYELGLGEEVVGVSSYCLFDKEFCKRPKVGTSLDFSYEKILKYGGKTVLLSKNTNKTQLSNLQKLNIEIILLKHDRLLDIYDSIQSLGKRFKKEERAKEMLDLLDKSFQEEFLKSKKRNVLFLISTEVRDGKIVKIQAVGAKNFYTDIMDRIGLNNILKESTVSFPELGREKLLSLDYDYIIEIFGSHNKDSLNKKKSAWNDLLKYREKKFEYIPLVGDYLYIPGPSVWKTAKEIKKSLGRK from the coding sequence ATGTATAAAGTAATTATTCTATTCCTTCTCACTCTTTCAAGCTTTGCTGGAGAGAGAATTGTTAGCACCGTACCAAGCCTTAGTGAGACACTCTATGAACTTGGTCTAGGTGAAGAAGTTGTCGGAGTGAGTAGCTATTGTCTCTTCGACAAAGAATTTTGCAAGCGTCCCAAAGTAGGAACTTCTCTCGACTTTAGCTATGAAAAAATTCTAAAGTATGGCGGTAAGACTGTTCTCTTAAGTAAGAATACAAATAAGACACAGCTAAGTAATTTACAAAAATTAAATATTGAAATAATTCTTCTAAAACATGATCGACTTTTAGATATTTATGACTCAATCCAATCACTTGGAAAGCGTTTTAAAAAAGAAGAAAGAGCAAAGGAGATGTTAGATCTATTGGATAAATCATTTCAAGAGGAGTTTCTTAAGTCTAAGAAGAGAAATGTCCTATTTCTTATATCTACTGAAGTTAGAGATGGGAAAATTGTCAAAATTCAAGCAGTAGGTGCAAAGAATTTCTATACAGATATAATGGATAGAATAGGATTAAACAATATTCTAAAAGAAAGCACTGTAAGTTTTCCCGAATTAGGACGTGAGAAATTACTCTCTCTGGATTATGATTATATTATCGAAATTTTTGGATCTCATAATAAAGACAGTCTTAATAAGAAAAAGAGTGCTTGGAATGATTTACTAAAGTATAGAGAGAAGAAATTTGAATATATTCCTCTTGTTGGTGATTATCTTTATATTCCTGGACCTTCAGTTTGGAAAACTGCAAAAGAGATTAAGAAGAGTTTAGGAAGAAAATAA
- a CDS encoding ABC transporter permease subunit: MFNYILRRILLMIPVLLGITVVTFAIINVAPGSPIEQKIQQMRFGGVGADGGGNAGMSNSSKDSAISEEVLDALKKQYGFDKPVHIRYWIWLKNISKLDFGESFTYEEPVLDVVSSKFPVSLQFGIVSLLMSYLICIPLGVIKAIKNGTKFDMLSSVVLSGMYSIPGFMLGIILIVFLAGGAFLEWFPVGELYSDEYYDMTLWEKVLDRTHHFILPLISYMISQFTVLTLLMKNSLIEEIKKDYVRTARAKGLSEKVVYLKHALRNALIPIVTGIGSFLAVFFAGSLLIETIFQLDGMGLLGYQSLLERDYNVIMGLVFIQSLIMLVGNLISDLCYVLVDPRIDFS, translated from the coding sequence TTGTTTAATTATATCTTAAGAAGAATACTGCTGATGATCCCCGTTTTACTGGGGATTACAGTAGTTACATTTGCCATTATAAATGTTGCGCCAGGTTCTCCAATTGAGCAGAAGATTCAGCAAATGCGTTTTGGTGGTGTTGGAGCTGATGGTGGTGGTAATGCTGGAATGAGTAATTCTAGTAAAGACAGTGCTATCAGTGAAGAAGTTTTAGATGCTTTAAAAAAGCAGTACGGATTTGATAAGCCTGTTCATATTAGATATTGGATTTGGTTGAAGAATATTTCAAAACTAGACTTTGGAGAGTCCTTTACTTACGAAGAGCCTGTCCTGGATGTTGTCTCTAGTAAATTTCCCGTGTCTTTGCAATTTGGTATTGTCTCTCTCTTAATGTCGTACCTGATTTGTATTCCGTTAGGAGTGATCAAGGCCATAAAGAATGGAACAAAGTTTGATATGCTCTCAAGTGTTGTACTGTCGGGAATGTATTCAATTCCTGGATTTATGTTAGGTATTATTTTAATTGTTTTCTTGGCCGGTGGAGCATTTCTTGAGTGGTTTCCTGTCGGAGAGCTTTATTCTGATGAGTACTACGATATGACTCTCTGGGAAAAAGTTCTTGATAGAACTCATCACTTTATTCTACCTCTTATCTCATACATGATTAGCCAGTTTACAGTTCTTACACTTCTTATGAAGAACTCTCTTATTGAAGAGATTAAAAAGGACTATGTTAGAACGGCGAGAGCAAAAGGGCTAAGCGAGAAAGTCGTTTACCTAAAGCATGCTCTTAGAAATGCTCTTATTCCAATTGTTACTGGAATAGGTTCTTTCCTCGCAGTTTTCTTTGCAGGTTCACTTTTAATTGAAACAATTTTCCAACTAGATGGGATGGGGCTCCTCGGTTATCAATCTCTATTAGAAAGAGATTATAATGTAATTATGGGACTTGTGTTTATTCAATCGCTCATAATGCTTGTCGGTAACCTTATAAGTGACCTTTGCTATGTTCTAGTTGATCCAAGGATAGATTTCTCATGA
- a CDS encoding ABC transporter ATP-binding protein, which translates to MLVITNLSLTIERKEILKNINIDFSDGGLVTILGPNGSGKSTLIKCITGIYDNWTGEILIDGRSIREFSVIERARIISYVPQFLEVYANYTVWDFLEMSYYPHLDNLRNLTSIELKRGLEILEKFELLELKGRSLSTLSGGERQRVFIAASVFQKPKLLLLDEPTSFLDPKIQDDINKIIFSLQKEMSVILVSHDINSSLINSERIIGLKAGTNFFDGTPKEIINKSHLDQLFDKSFKLIKHPYSDLEIIVPEVFK; encoded by the coding sequence ATGCTTGTTATAACTAATTTATCATTAACAATTGAAAGAAAGGAAATATTGAAAAATATCAATATTGATTTTTCAGATGGTGGGCTAGTTACAATCCTTGGTCCAAATGGTTCAGGTAAATCAACTCTTATAAAGTGTATTACCGGAATCTATGATAATTGGACTGGTGAAATACTTATTGATGGAAGAAGTATAAGAGAGTTCTCAGTTATTGAGAGAGCTAGAATTATTTCCTATGTGCCACAGTTCTTAGAAGTCTACGCCAATTATACTGTGTGGGACTTTCTAGAGATGAGTTACTATCCTCACCTTGATAATTTAAGAAATTTAACGTCTATAGAGCTTAAGAGAGGACTTGAAATCTTAGAAAAGTTTGAACTTCTAGAGCTGAAGGGACGTTCTCTTTCTACGCTTAGTGGAGGAGAGAGGCAGAGAGTTTTTATTGCAGCCTCTGTGTTTCAAAAGCCAAAGTTACTTCTCTTAGATGAACCTACTTCTTTCTTGGATCCAAAAATTCAAGATGATATAAATAAAATTATCTTTTCTTTGCAAAAAGAGATGAGTGTTATTCTTGTATCTCATGATATCAATTCTTCCCTGATTAATAGTGAGAGAATAATAGGTTTAAAAGCGGGGACGAATTTTTTTGATGGCACTCCAAAAGAGATCATTAATAAGAGTCATCTAGATCAATTATTTGATAAGTCTTTTAAGTTAATTAAACATCCTTACTCTGATTTAGAAATTATTGTTCCTGAGGTTTTTAAATGA